The Castanea sativa cultivar Marrone di Chiusa Pesio chromosome 11, ASM4071231v1 genome contains a region encoding:
- the LOC142617019 gene encoding pectinesterase inhibitor-like, with product MAPSFYLSLLLSLMLTILFISPAHSQYTLSEKVLNDICSKHKHSPVCLKLLKSYPITPLAHVIGLTKISINQAAVAANKTIELMALLKSKTMVPSYAAQYEICHEKYVNIIDLTEAAKKALKAGDYEKVFVAAARILTYNADCSDELGSPDSVPLQEMNKKVYNYHFKTLLRVSNSLTKIG from the coding sequence CCCTCTTTTTATCTCTCCTTGTTGCTCTCTCTTATGCTAACGATCCTATTCATTAGCCCAGCACATTCACAGTACACTTTATCAGAAAAAGTGCTTAATGATATTTGCTCTAAACACAAACATTCTCCTGTTTGCTTGAAACTCCTCAAATCCTATCCTATTACACCCTTAGCCCACGTTATTGGCCTTACCAAGATTTCAATTAACCAAGCTGCTGTTGCTGCTAATAAAACCATTGAGCTTATGGCTTTACTCAAAAGCAAGACCATGGTCCCCTCATATGCAGCGCAGTATGAAATCTGCCATGAAAAGTATGTAAATATTATCGACCTGACAGAAGCTGCAAAGAAAGCATTGAAAGCTGGTGACTACGAAAAAGTGTTTGTTGCTGCTGCACGTATCCTCACTTACAATGCTGATTGTAGCGATGAATTAGGATCCCCCGACTCAGTCCCTCTccaagaaatgaataaaaaagtgtataaCTACCACTTCAAGACACTGTTGCGTGTTTCAAATAGCCTAACAAAAATTGGCTAA